In a genomic window of Curtobacterium sp. MCBD17_035:
- a CDS encoding sce7725 family protein: MVVWDTALTPTSLAAALGPAHVTVFVGPTLPVADFDAAFGLSRVVELAQRFTVLTNKDYPAATTFSSDPKGYLVGGRQGFGDFTILKPSTPQKGGGGAGAVAVHMTYQDPSTKELIVQHFLSTDTTVRTPKDGIKLLQALEKLHIQQTVTTPGRFLTTPGYLMLDDYRKRKHATTLAKSKHAQLSHHLSTVAAAL; encoded by the coding sequence GTGGTCGTCTGGGACACCGCACTAACCCCAACATCTCTCGCTGCCGCCCTCGGACCAGCGCACGTGACGGTATTTGTTGGGCCCACGCTCCCAGTCGCAGACTTTGACGCAGCATTCGGGCTCAGCCGAGTCGTCGAACTCGCGCAACGCTTCACCGTCCTGACAAACAAGGACTACCCCGCTGCGACAACGTTCTCCAGCGACCCGAAAGGTTACCTCGTCGGCGGCAGGCAGGGATTCGGCGATTTCACCATCCTCAAGCCGAGCACACCCCAGAAAGGTGGCGGCGGCGCCGGAGCCGTTGCGGTCCACATGACCTACCAGGACCCGAGCACGAAGGAACTCATCGTGCAGCACTTCCTGTCCACCGACACCACCGTGCGCACGCCGAAAGACGGCATCAAGCTGCTGCAGGCTCTCGAAAAGCTGCACATTCAGCAGACCGTGACGACGCCGGGACGATTCCTCACCACACCCGGATACCTCATGCTCGACGACTACCGAAAGCGCAAACACGCTACAACTTTGGCGAAATCGAAGCACGCG